In the genome of Deinococcus sp. QL22, one region contains:
- a CDS encoding transposase — MFALGLDIGKDSLYAHLQLNNDLEMSLHDLPNTPTGFGRLVHWAQQHDVRSTELHVVMEATGVYWEQCATFLFSAGCTVSVVNPTSIKSFARAKLKRGKTDTMDAAVIALYGAIMRPKPWSPPSTALQELKQLVRERTALCEALTQDQNRLHVSERRQHENQIVVALLNTRIALFKQQILELETAIRALICSDDMLREPFGLLTSVPGFGLLTAASVLAETDGCAVLETGKQISAHASIAPAPFQSGTSVHGRGRISKTGNAHLRRSAYLAALSVTRNKGHLDDFYRHLRADGKPPKVALIALSHKLLRTGLVVVSSGKPLGETYVKPASHHVWSGSANGRPL, encoded by the coding sequence ATGTTTGCCCTCGGCCTCGACATCGGGAAAGACTCTCTGTACGCACATTTACAGCTCAACAACGACTTGGAAATGTCACTCCATGACCTTCCGAACACGCCCACTGGATTCGGGCGCCTGGTGCACTGGGCCCAACAACATGATGTGAGGTCAACGGAGCTGCACGTAGTGATGGAAGCCACGGGGGTGTACTGGGAGCAGTGCGCGACCTTCCTGTTCAGTGCGGGCTGCACCGTCAGCGTGGTGAACCCCACCAGCATCAAGTCCTTCGCCCGCGCCAAACTCAAACGGGGCAAGACAGACACCATGGATGCAGCGGTCATTGCCCTGTACGGCGCCATCATGCGGCCGAAACCTTGGTCACCGCCGAGCACCGCATTGCAGGAACTCAAGCAACTCGTTCGTGAACGCACGGCGTTGTGCGAAGCGCTGACACAGGATCAGAATCGCCTGCACGTCTCAGAACGCCGGCAGCATGAAAACCAGATCGTCGTCGCTTTGCTGAACACGCGCATTGCCTTGTTCAAGCAACAGATCTTGGAGCTCGAAACGGCCATCCGAGCACTCATTTGTTCCGATGACATGTTGCGCGAGCCGTTTGGGCTGCTGACCAGCGTTCCTGGGTTCGGCTTGCTCACTGCGGCGTCTGTACTGGCGGAAACAGATGGGTGTGCCGTGCTGGAGACGGGCAAGCAGATATCAGCTCACGCTAGCATCGCCCCAGCGCCGTTTCAGTCGGGCACAAGTGTCCATGGCCGAGGGCGCATTTCAAAAACAGGGAATGCTCACCTGAGGCGTTCCGCGTACCTTGCGGCCTTGAGTGTCACACGCAACAAAGGGCATCTGGATGACTTCTATCGTCATCTGCGAGCTGATGGAAAGCCGCCCAAGGTGGCGTTGATCGCGCTTAGCCATAAATTGTTACGGACAGGACTGGTCGTCGTGAGCTCAGGGAAGCCATTGGGCGAAACGTACGTGAAACCAGCTTCACACCACGTGTGGAGTGGTTCGGCGAACGGGCGACCGCTGTAG
- a CDS encoding GNAT family N-acetyltransferase — protein sequence MEIRPLESGDLPNVTQVFIATFNAAPWGESWTQETASNCLKEMLMLPRSVAWGAWENDQCLGAALGHDQQKDTALTHEIKEVFVNPQRQGQGIGKNLLNAYIEAVLGRGVKSIYLLTAQDSDAEAFYQRAEFRRARRQIVLVRP from the coding sequence ATGGAAATTCGCCCACTTGAGTCGGGAGACCTGCCAAACGTGACCCAAGTTTTCATCGCCACCTTTAATGCTGCACCGTGGGGTGAATCCTGGACGCAAGAAACGGCGTCCAACTGTTTGAAAGAAATGCTGATGCTTCCCAGGAGTGTGGCCTGGGGTGCCTGGGAAAATGATCAGTGCCTTGGCGCAGCACTGGGCCACGACCAACAGAAAGACACCGCATTGACGCACGAGATTAAAGAAGTTTTCGTGAACCCGCAGCGACAGGGACAGGGGATTGGGAAAAACCTTCTGAACGCTTATATCGAAGCTGTGCTTGGCCGTGGGGTGAAGAGTATTTACCTGCTTACGGCTCAGGATTCAGACGCTGAAGCGTTTTATCAGCGTGCTGAATTCCGTCGCGCGCGCCGACAAATTGTTCTTGTCCGTCCTTAG
- the hsdR gene encoding type I restriction-modification system endonuclease, protein MTSPSNFAHLLPLDDALAKQGALAEQLLLLDPSTCIAKLRQFAELLAKQVAIHSGTWKPDESQHDRLDRLKRETVLNEEVARVFQTLRQQGNRATHDLAGDASQALFLLRLAWQLGWWFHHLRAPETITADLQPEFVEPTARMASSDVQVLRREEEEAGQIAETQIQHTPEQLIPKPAALKAAQKAAQLVNLSEAETRVLIDQALRDAGWEVDTNQLKFSAGTRPEKGHNRAIAEWPAAKGHADYVLFIGLTPVAIIEAKRKNKNAYDHLTQAERYSREIVHIEADQFPGGPWGEYQVPFLFSTNGRPYLKQVELVSGIWFRDVRHRENHPRALVNWYTPEGLQKLLDHDPKVAQQTLEDTAVSFAFPLRSYQRDAIQAVEAAMAREQRQILVAMATGTGKTKTCIALIYRLLKARRVNRVLFLVDRRSLGEQAAGAFKDTRMEGVQNFADIYNLAELNDAKLGPDTVVHVATVQSMVSRVLSPSEGQGPLPIDTYDCIIVDEAHRGYLLDRDLSDTEMTFRDGDDYLSKYRRVLEYFDATRIGLTATPALQTSQIFGKPVYTYSYQQAVVDGFLIDHQAPTLIKTKLSQDGIHFGAGDEIKVLDVGTGEVTSVTVPDELSFDIDTFNKKVITESFNEQVCRFLAKTLPITSKEKTLIFCANDLHADLVVKLLRQELAAAWGGVDNDVVAKITGTVDDPLGMIRKYKNEKFPNIAVTVDLLTTGIDVPEISHLVFLRRVKSRILYDQMLGRATRPCDRIQKDHFTVYDAVGIYAALKNITEMKPVVQQVNISFQQLIQEVQSTQGAAQQEALRQFQVKLHNRRRRMSAQDKQDFHTASGGLSPEEFLALLNQKPASEIAAWFTQNTGLTEILDQMKQAQALPMVISGHQDELLGTETGYGPNLARPADYLESFTAYIKDNPDQLAALETVLTRPAELTRQELKTLELKLRQKGFTSLSLDQAWKETTNAQGAAQIIAYIRQAALGESVKPFAERVDAARKTLLASTTWTVQEEAWLALLAAQTKVLGIVDTETLNDPALLFREQFGPLKKQDHLLGGQLSNLLKTFNEEVWRI, encoded by the coding sequence ATGACTTCCCCTTCCAATTTCGCGCATCTCCTTCCCCTGGACGATGCTCTGGCCAAACAGGGGGCACTCGCAGAGCAGCTGCTCTTGCTCGACCCCAGCACCTGCATTGCCAAACTCCGCCAGTTTGCCGAGTTGCTGGCCAAACAGGTGGCCATTCACAGCGGCACTTGGAAGCCGGACGAGAGTCAACACGACCGGTTGGACCGGCTTAAGCGTGAAACGGTTCTCAACGAGGAAGTGGCCCGCGTGTTCCAGACGCTGCGTCAACAGGGCAACCGGGCCACGCACGACCTGGCAGGCGATGCGTCACAGGCCCTCTTCCTGTTGCGGCTGGCCTGGCAACTGGGCTGGTGGTTTCACCATCTTCGGGCCCCAGAGACCATCACTGCCGATCTTCAGCCTGAGTTCGTTGAACCCACCGCTCGGATGGCTTCCAGCGACGTCCAGGTCTTGAGACGAGAAGAGGAAGAGGCGGGGCAGATCGCCGAAACACAGATTCAGCACACGCCAGAACAGCTGATCCCCAAGCCTGCCGCCCTCAAAGCGGCGCAGAAAGCGGCCCAACTGGTGAACCTGAGTGAGGCGGAAACCCGCGTGCTCATCGATCAAGCCCTGCGCGACGCTGGCTGGGAAGTTGACACCAATCAACTGAAATTCAGTGCGGGCACCCGCCCGGAAAAGGGCCACAACCGGGCTATTGCCGAGTGGCCAGCTGCCAAGGGGCATGCCGACTACGTGCTGTTCATCGGCCTCACGCCTGTCGCCATCATCGAAGCCAAACGCAAAAACAAAAATGCTTACGACCACTTGACTCAGGCGGAACGCTACAGCCGAGAGATCGTGCACATTGAGGCCGACCAGTTTCCGGGCGGCCCCTGGGGCGAGTATCAGGTTCCGTTCCTCTTCTCCACCAATGGCAGGCCTTACCTCAAGCAGGTTGAGCTCGTCAGTGGCATCTGGTTCCGGGATGTACGGCACCGCGAGAACCACCCCAGGGCTCTGGTGAACTGGTATACGCCGGAGGGCCTGCAGAAACTGCTGGATCATGACCCCAAGGTGGCTCAGCAGACCTTGGAGGACACCGCGGTGTCGTTTGCTTTTCCTCTGCGCTCCTATCAGCGGGATGCTATCCAGGCGGTGGAGGCCGCTATGGCGAGGGAGCAGCGTCAGATTCTGGTGGCGATGGCGACGGGAACAGGCAAGACCAAAACGTGCATCGCGCTGATCTACCGCCTGCTGAAAGCCCGGCGCGTGAACCGGGTGCTCTTCCTGGTGGATCGCCGCTCGCTGGGAGAGCAGGCCGCCGGTGCCTTCAAGGACACCCGCATGGAAGGCGTGCAGAACTTTGCAGACATTTATAACCTGGCCGAACTCAACGACGCCAAGCTGGGGCCGGACACCGTGGTGCATGTGGCCACCGTGCAAAGCATGGTCAGCCGGGTGCTCTCGCCATCCGAGGGCCAAGGTCCGCTCCCCATCGACACCTACGACTGCATCATCGTGGACGAGGCCCACCGGGGATACCTGCTCGACCGCGACCTGTCCGACACCGAGATGACGTTCCGGGACGGAGATGATTACCTCAGCAAGTACCGCCGGGTGCTGGAGTACTTCGATGCCACCCGAATTGGCCTGACTGCAACCCCTGCCCTGCAGACCAGCCAGATTTTTGGAAAGCCCGTCTACACCTACTCCTATCAGCAGGCCGTGGTCGACGGCTTCCTGATTGACCATCAAGCGCCCACCCTGATCAAAACCAAACTCAGCCAGGACGGCATTCACTTTGGGGCGGGAGATGAGATCAAGGTCCTGGACGTCGGCACCGGTGAAGTCACCTCTGTGACGGTGCCCGATGAACTGAGCTTCGATATCGACACGTTCAACAAGAAAGTCATCACCGAAAGTTTCAATGAACAGGTCTGCCGGTTTCTGGCCAAGACCCTGCCCATCACGTCCAAAGAGAAGACGCTGATCTTCTGTGCCAATGACCTGCACGCCGATCTGGTCGTGAAGTTGTTGCGGCAGGAACTTGCCGCCGCCTGGGGTGGGGTCGACAACGATGTGGTGGCCAAGATTACCGGAACCGTGGACGACCCGCTCGGCATGATCCGCAAGTACAAGAACGAGAAGTTCCCCAATATCGCGGTCACGGTCGATCTCCTGACCACGGGCATCGACGTCCCTGAGATCAGTCACCTGGTCTTCTTGAGACGTGTGAAAAGCCGGATCCTCTATGACCAGATGCTGGGCCGGGCGACCCGTCCTTGCGACCGCATCCAGAAGGATCACTTCACGGTCTACGATGCCGTCGGGATCTATGCCGCCCTCAAGAACATCACCGAGATGAAGCCTGTGGTGCAACAGGTCAACATTTCCTTCCAACAACTCATCCAGGAAGTTCAGTCGACGCAGGGGGCGGCGCAGCAAGAAGCGCTCCGGCAATTCCAGGTGAAACTGCATAACCGGCGGCGGCGCATGAGCGCGCAGGACAAGCAAGATTTTCACACGGCCAGTGGCGGCCTCAGTCCCGAAGAGTTCTTGGCCCTGCTGAATCAGAAGCCTGCCTCGGAGATCGCCGCGTGGTTTACGCAGAACACTGGACTGACCGAGATCTTGGACCAGATGAAGCAGGCGCAGGCGCTCCCCATGGTCATTTCCGGGCACCAGGATGAGTTGCTGGGCACTGAGACGGGCTACGGACCAAATCTCGCCCGCCCCGCAGATTACCTGGAGTCCTTTACGGCTTACATCAAGGACAATCCTGATCAACTGGCTGCTTTGGAAACGGTCCTGACGCGCCCCGCTGAGCTGACCCGCCAAGAACTCAAAACACTGGAGTTGAAATTGCGCCAGAAAGGGTTTACCTCCCTCAGTCTGGATCAGGCGTGGAAAGAAACGACCAACGCGCAAGGTGCCGCACAGATCATCGCGTACATCCGGCAAGCGGCTCTGGGCGAGAGTGTGAAGCCTTTTGCCGAGCGGGTGGACGCTGCCCGAAAGACCTTGCTTGCCTCCACCACCTGGACTGTTCAAGAGGAGGCCTGGTTGGCCTTACTGGCTGCCCAGACCAAGGTGCTGGGGATCGTGGATACAGAGACCCTCAATGATCCCGCCCTGCTGTTCCGGGAGCAATTCGGGCCTTTGAAGAAGCAAGACCACTTGCTGGGCGGTCAGCTGAGCAACCTCCTCAAAACCTTCAACGAGGAAGTATGGCGGATCTGA
- a CDS encoding IS3 family transposase, giving the protein MIADARVAHPRVSVRRLCELHAVSRSWYLGQQTRTPIDPDLGLAKEIEAVVLKWSGYGYRRVTHELARRGRPTNHKRVLRVMRAGGLLCRPKRRFQATTDSTHSERRFENLLPTVVPKQPNQVWQVDLTYVRVKHGFVYLACVLDSFTREIVGWAMSRCIDAALAVKALNNALGARCPAPGLLHHSDQGSQYASRVYVDRLREAGLIPSMSRKGNPYDNARMESFYKTLKTEEVDLQDYLDFDDAQRHINHFIGQLYNQERLHSSLGYVPPAEFATHYHCA; this is encoded by the coding sequence ATGATTGCGGATGCGCGAGTCGCGCATCCCAGGGTGTCGGTACGTCGCTTGTGTGAGCTGCACGCGGTCAGTCGGTCGTGGTATCTGGGTCAGCAGACTCGGACACCGATAGACCCGGATCTTGGGCTGGCCAAAGAGATTGAGGCGGTGGTGTTGAAGTGGAGCGGGTACGGGTACCGTCGTGTCACCCATGAACTGGCCCGCCGGGGACGCCCGACCAATCACAAACGCGTCTTACGCGTGATGCGAGCAGGAGGGTTGTTATGCCGTCCCAAACGGCGGTTTCAGGCCACCACGGACTCGACGCACAGCGAACGTCGTTTTGAAAATCTGTTGCCAACCGTGGTCCCTAAGCAACCCAACCAGGTCTGGCAAGTCGATCTCACCTACGTTCGGGTCAAGCATGGCTTTGTGTACCTCGCCTGCGTCCTCGACAGCTTCACCCGAGAAATCGTGGGCTGGGCCATGTCCAGGTGCATTGACGCGGCGCTGGCCGTGAAGGCACTCAACAACGCGCTTGGGGCGCGTTGCCCAGCTCCAGGTCTCCTCCACCATTCTGACCAGGGGTCTCAATACGCAAGTCGCGTCTACGTGGATCGGCTTCGGGAGGCCGGGTTGATTCCCAGCATGTCCAGAAAGGGCAACCCCTACGACAACGCCCGGATGGAAAGTTTTTACAAGACCCTGAAAACGGAGGAAGTCGATCTGCAGGACTATCTCGACTTCGACGACGCACAGCGCCACATCAACCACTTCATCGGTCAGCTGTACAACCAAGAACGTCTGCATTCCAGTTTGGGGTATGTCCCACCAGCCGAGTTCGCCACCCACTATCATTGCGCCTAG
- a CDS encoding transposase, producing MPGRNHSRDFKLEVVSQINSGQHTTAHLSRLHSLAPSLIHRWRKEVEARGEAAFTDGATTDRSDELRIAELERYCGQLALENTILKKSLATYRSKHGTK from the coding sequence ATGCCAGGACGAAATCACAGCCGCGACTTCAAACTTGAGGTTGTCAGCCAGATCAACAGCGGGCAGCACACCACGGCCCATCTCAGTCGCCTTCATTCACTGGCTCCGAGCTTGATTCATCGGTGGCGCAAAGAGGTTGAGGCACGTGGGGAAGCCGCGTTTACCGATGGTGCCACGACGGATCGCAGCGACGAACTCCGGATTGCCGAGCTGGAACGGTACTGTGGTCAGCTCGCTCTGGAGAACACGATTCTGAAAAAATCGTTGGCGACGTACCGCTCGAAACACGGCACCAAATGA